The Gammaproteobacteria bacterium DNA segment CTCAAGATTGGCTCTCGCCCCGCGCGCCGCACCGGTTCCATGACTCTGGATGACCTGCGCGCGATTCCCTGGGTGTTCGCCTGGAGCCAGAACCGCATGGTGATTCCGGGCTGGTACGGCGTCGGCAGCGCGCTGGAACAGATCGTCGCGGTGCGCGGTGACCTGGGTCAGGAAGTATTACGCCGCATGTTTGCCGAGTCGCGCCTGTTCCGGCTCATTATCGACGAGACCGAAAAAACCCTGCCCCTGGTGGATCTGGACATCGCGCGCGCCTACGCCGAACTGGTGCCGGACGAAGAACTGCGCGAGCGCATCTTCGGCATGGTTAAAGATGAGTACGACCGCACGGTCAAAATGGTGATGGAGGTCAACGGCACCAGCGAGGTGTGCGCGCGCTTCCCGCGGTTCCGCGAGAGTCTCGAGCGGCGGCTGGACACCATCAATCAGGTCGGCCACCAGCAGGTCAAGCTAATAGAGCGCTTCCGCGGCATCGACAAGAACGATCCGGCGCGGCAGGAGTATCTGATCTCGCTGCTGCTGTCCATCAACTGCGTCGCCGCCGGCCTGGGCTGGACAGGGTGACCCGAAACAATACGTAGGCTGGGATGAGCTTGTGAATCCCAGCGGTATGTTTGTAGACAAATGCCGGGTTGGCCCCTCGCGCGGCTAACCCAGCCTACGCAACTTTAAACTCCGAAGAAACTTATGAAAAAACTGCTATTCCAATTCGATACCGATCCCGTTCCCAGCGTATTCGATACCGTCGTCGCCTACGACGGCGGCGCGGACCACGTGAAGACTTACGGTGGCGTGAACCCCGACAACGTCGGCTCGCTGGTGGACGGCGCGATCTTCACCCGCTCGCCGAAAGAGAAGAGATTCACCGCGGTGTTCGTCGGCGGCGGTGACATGGAAGCCGGTCAGAACCTGCTAAAAGCCGTACGCAAGAAATTCTTCGGCGACTTCAAGGTATCGGTCATGTTCGACAGCAACGGCAGCAACACCACAGCGGCGGCGGGTGTGGCGTTGCTGGGCCAGGCCGTTTCGCTCTCCGGCAAGCGCGCGGTGGTGCTGGCGGGCACCGGGCCTGTCGGTCAGCGCGCCGCGGCGCTGCTTGCGAAGGAAGGCGCGGAAGTGACGGTCACATCACGCGATCTCAAGCGCGCGCAAGCCGCGTGCAAACTGATCGAGGAACGCTTCGAGGTGAAGCTTGAACCGGCGGCTACCGCCGACGAGGCGTCACGCGCAAAAGTGCTGGACGGCGCCCAGGTAATTTTCGGCGCGGGCGCGGGCGGCATTCAATTGCTCTCGGAAAAGGAATGGCAGGACAACCCGACGATTGAGGCGCTGGCCGACACCAACGCCACGCCGCCGCTGGGATTCGAAGGCGTGGACATGATGGACAAGCTCAAGGAACGCCACGGCAAAAAGACCATCGGCGCAATTGGTCTCGGCGCGCTGAAACTCAAACTGCACCGCGCCTGCATCGAAAAGCTGTTCGAGCGCAACGATCAGATCATTGATGCGGAAGAGATCTACGCGGTGGCAAAGGAAATGGCCGCGAAATAATCTGATGTCGGGTGCGCTACTCGTTATCCTAATCGGTAGAGGGCGTATACCGTAACTGCGCCCAGGCGTTCGCCCCGTGAAATCGCCAGTCGCCCCTTGCAAAGGGGGGAATGCGGTCGTGAGTGAACTTGCCTCCCCCTTTGCAAGGGGCATCGAAGGGGATTTTAGACGCACCACCGCGAGGGCCCGCGTGCACACGGCGCACCCTACACCTACTCTGTACAGTCGTCATAAACGTCATTTGGACGGCCGCAATACGCCAGGCTCCGGCGCCTGTCTCTGCTTGATCGCTCTTGCATCGAAGACATTGCTAGCGCCGGCCCGGCGCCAAGAGCGATTGACAGGCTCGCGATCATTTCGCGCGAAGGCTCCACACCGACAGGCAATCCCTGGTATTGAAGCAGCGGCATACGTACGCCGGTGAACCCGCCTGGGCCTACACCGAACTGGTGCATCAAAAACGCGGGCTTTATCGTTGCCAGCTGGCCGTTTGCTGTCGGCGCCACGACGAAATATTTCTGGTCCGCTGCCAGCGTGATTTCGGCTGCGCGCAATAACAATTGATTCCACAGCGTCTCGGCAGAAGTCGCAGCGTTGCC contains these protein-coding regions:
- a CDS encoding methylenetetrahydrofolate dehydrogenase, encoding MKKLLFQFDTDPVPSVFDTVVAYDGGADHVKTYGGVNPDNVGSLVDGAIFTRSPKEKRFTAVFVGGGDMEAGQNLLKAVRKKFFGDFKVSVMFDSNGSNTTAAAGVALLGQAVSLSGKRAVVLAGTGPVGQRAAALLAKEGAEVTVTSRDLKRAQAACKLIEERFEVKLEPAATADEASRAKVLDGAQVIFGAGAGGIQLLSEKEWQDNPTIEALADTNATPPLGFEGVDMMDKLKERHGKKTIGAIGLGALKLKLHRACIEKLFERNDQIIDAEEIYAVAKEMAAK
- a CDS encoding phosphoenolpyruvate carboxylase, translated to LKIGSRPARRTGSMTLDDLRAIPWVFAWSQNRMVIPGWYGVGSALEQIVAVRGDLGQEVLRRMFAESRLFRLIIDETEKTLPLVDLDIARAYAELVPDEELRERIFGMVKDEYDRTVKMVMEVNGTSEVCARFPRFRESLERRLDTINQVGHQQVKLIERFRGIDKNDPARQEYLISLLLSINCVAAGLGWTG